Proteins encoded together in one Clostridium felsineum DSM 794 window:
- a CDS encoding DMT family transporter: MFKSCHYPILVFLGGCCYGILSTFVNLAYLEGFSPSQVTESQYFCGTVLIWCDVLFTKKKKLNLKQILKIMLCGIPFGLTGIFYYQSLKTLNTSLAIIFLFQFVWIGVLFDWIFNKKKPWKQKLVSIIILLIGSILAANLLTQRELNFSLKGIIWGMLAAISYTTFIFFSSSVEKDTPPILKSALLSTSALIIIFLLFPPILFSIGMPHIEPALGTILPSSELPFATIMSSLFLSEYVSLPQWFGAIPTFLGIIVSNVVYERKAVEA, encoded by the coding sequence ATTTTCAAAAGTTGCCATTACCCAATATTAGTTTTTTTAGGAGGATGTTGTTATGGAATACTATCAACATTTGTGAATCTTGCCTATTTAGAAGGTTTTTCACCATCACAGGTAACAGAAAGTCAGTATTTTTGTGGAACTGTACTTATTTGGTGTGACGTTTTATTTACAAAAAAGAAGAAATTAAACTTAAAACAAATTTTAAAAATAATGCTATGTGGAATTCCATTTGGACTAACAGGTATATTTTATTATCAATCACTTAAAACACTAAATACTTCGCTGGCAATAATTTTTTTATTTCAATTTGTTTGGATTGGTGTTTTATTTGATTGGATATTTAATAAGAAAAAACCATGGAAACAAAAACTTGTATCTATAATAATTTTGCTTATAGGCTCTATTTTAGCTGCGAATCTACTTACTCAAAGAGAACTTAATTTTTCTCTCAAAGGAATCATTTGGGGAATGCTTGCTGCAATATCTTACACAACCTTTATATTTTTTAGCAGTTCAGTTGAGAAAGATACTCCCCCAATATTAAAAAGTGCACTTCTTTCCACAAGTGCCTTGATAATTATATTTTTATTGTTTCCACCAATCTTGTTTTCTATTGGAATGCCACACATTGAACCAGCACTGGGAACAATACTTCCATCATCAGAGCTTCCCTTTGCAACTATAATGTCCTCATTATTCTTATCAGAGTACGTAAGTTTACCTCAATGGTTCGGAGCAATCCCTACATTTTTGGGAATTATAGTGAGTAATGTGGTTTATGAAAGAAAGGCTGTTGAAGCTTAA
- a CDS encoding 6-phospho-beta-glucosidase encodes MANVFPEGFLWGGAIAANQCEGGYLEGNKGLSTIDVVPTGKDRFSVMSGKLKMLKCDASHYYPSHEAVDFYHNYKTDIALMHEMGFKTFRMSISWARIFPKGDELEANEDGLEFYDNIFDECLKYNIEPLVTITHFDVPIHLVETIGSWRNRKMIKYHQKLCKVIFNRYKNKVRYWLTFNEINMLMHLPFIGAGLVFEKGENEEAVKYQAAHHQLIASALATKMAHEINPNFKIGCMLAAGATYANTCNPKDVLKSIQSDREDYLFIDVQSRGKYPRYAKKLLQRKNITIKMNKDDEKILKENTVDFISFSYYSSRLTSSNPIGVDQTEGNVFATLKNPYLKASEWGWQIDPLGLRITMNLLYDRYEKPLFIVENGLGANDIIDTNGNIEDDYRIEYLREHIKAIKDAINIDGVELMGYTTWGCIDLISNGTGEMKKRYGFIYVDRDNNGNGTFKRIKKKSFHWYKNVISSNGNQL; translated from the coding sequence ATGGCAAATGTTTTTCCAGAAGGATTTTTATGGGGAGGAGCTATAGCTGCTAATCAATGTGAAGGTGGATACTTAGAAGGTAACAAAGGATTATCTACTATTGATGTAGTACCTACAGGTAAAGATCGATTTTCAGTAATGAGTGGAAAATTAAAAATGTTAAAATGTGATGCTAGCCATTACTATCCAAGTCATGAAGCCGTTGATTTTTATCATAACTACAAAACAGACATAGCTTTAATGCACGAAATGGGGTTTAAAACTTTTCGTATGTCTATTTCATGGGCACGTATATTTCCCAAAGGTGATGAACTAGAAGCAAATGAAGACGGATTAGAATTCTATGATAATATATTCGATGAATGTCTTAAATACAATATTGAACCCTTAGTTACTATTACTCATTTTGATGTACCTATACATCTGGTAGAAACAATTGGTTCCTGGAGAAATCGCAAGATGATAAAATATCACCAAAAATTATGTAAAGTTATTTTCAATAGATATAAAAATAAAGTGAGGTATTGGCTTACATTCAATGAAATTAATATGTTAATGCATCTACCGTTTATTGGTGCTGGATTAGTTTTTGAAAAAGGTGAAAATGAAGAAGCTGTTAAATACCAAGCAGCACATCACCAATTGATTGCAAGTGCATTAGCTACTAAAATGGCACATGAAATAAATCCAAATTTTAAGATAGGATGCATGCTTGCAGCAGGTGCTACCTATGCGAATACTTGTAATCCAAAAGATGTTCTTAAATCAATCCAAAGCGATAGAGAAGATTATCTATTTATAGATGTACAATCTCGAGGAAAATATCCACGTTATGCAAAGAAACTTCTACAAAGAAAAAATATAACTATAAAGATGAATAAAGATGATGAAAAAATATTAAAAGAGAATACTGTTGATTTTATTTCTTTTAGTTATTACTCTTCTCGTTTAACTAGTTCAAATCCTATTGGTGTAGATCAAACAGAAGGTAATGTATTCGCCACATTAAAAAATCCTTATTTAAAAGCAAGTGAATGGGGCTGGCAAATAGATCCACTTGGGCTTAGAATTACAATGAATTTATTATATGATCGTTATGAAAAACCATTATTCATTGTTGAAAATGGTTTAGGTGCTAATGATATAATTGATACAAATGGTAATATAGAAGATGATTATCGAATTGAGTATTTAAGAGAGCACATTAAAGCAATAAAAGATGCTATAAATATTGATGGTGTTGAATTAATGGGATATACTACTTGGGGATGTATTGATTTAATTAGCAATGGCACTGGTGAAATGAAAAAAAGATATGGATTTATTTACGTTGATAGAGATAATAATGGCAATGGTACTTTTAAACGTATTAAGAAGAAAAGCTTTCATTGGTATAAGAATGTTATCTCCAGTAATGGAAATCAGCTATAA